In one Dermacentor albipictus isolate Rhodes 1998 colony chromosome 4, USDA_Dalb.pri_finalv2, whole genome shotgun sequence genomic region, the following are encoded:
- the LOC135911461 gene encoding platelet glycoprotein V-like, producing MKRGQFTVLVFSIAAAAIGVLAQQPSCHDPRESDYEYYRCLNFGSPDDFSSQLIRPQLRPDLTFVLKNSSLSHLPAVAFTQINASVLELYNVHLDTFSRPGENPFEGLQSSLRKIILSEGTTIPTSWAPFSSLEQLKTVRISEAKNLVLSRSFNELPQSVKVINIAFSDIASVDEDWVSNLVNLEVIGIRHCNLRVFYRSMLPRPAPKLWRIDLYKNNLTSLPRDFSVDMPLLRSVTVEHNQITTFHPETFAPLALDEVNRVRFIGNPLHCDCKLKFALQYPPSWLNANCETPQALKDQPLKDLTEGQLTCADGA from the exons ATGAAACGTGGCCAGTTTACTGTTTTGGTATTCTCCATTGCTGCAGCGGCGATCGGAGTTCTTGCCCAGCAGCCGTCGTGCCACGACCCGCGCGAGTCAGACTACGAATACTACCGCTGCCTCAACTTCGGTAGCCCCGATGACTTCTCTTCGCAGCTCATTCGTCCTCAACTCCGCCCCGACTTGACGTTCGTTCTCAAGAACAGTAGCTTGAGCCACCTGCCCGCCGTAGCGTTCACACAGATAAACGCATCCGTCCTGGAACTGTACAACGTGCATCTCGACACTTTCTCCCGGCCAGGAGAGAATCCTTTCGAAGGGCTGCAAAGTTCTCTCAGGAAGATCATCTTAAGCGAAGGCACTACAATACCGACTTCATGGGCCCCTTTTTCGTCTCTCGAACAGCTGAAGACAGTCCGCATTTCCGAAGCGAAAAACCTGGTGCTTTCAAGAAGTTTCAACGAGCTGCCACAGAGCGTGAAGGTTATCAACATCGCCTTCTCGGATATCGCCTCGGTTGACGAGGACTGGGTGTCAAACCTGGTGAACCTAGAAGTTATCGGCATTCGTCACTGCAATCTGCGAGTGTTCTACCGTTCGATGCTTCCTAGACCAGCGCCCAAGTTGTGGAGGATCGACCTCTA CAAGAACAACTTGACGTCCCTTCCTCGAGACTTCAGCGTTGACATGCCCCTCCTGCGGTCTGTCACGGTCGAGCACAACCAAATCACCACGTTTCACCCGGAAACGTTTGCTCCTCTGGCTCTCGACGAGGTCAACAGGGTTCGCTTCATCG GAAATCCCCTGCATTGCGACTGCAAGCTGAAATTTGCCCTGCAATACCCACCCAGTTGGCTGAACGCCAACTGCGAAACTCCGCAGGCGCTGAAGGACCAGCCGCTTAAGGATCTCACCGAGGGACAGCTGACTTGCGCCGATGGTGCATGA